The following proteins come from a genomic window of Falco rusticolus isolate bFalRus1 chromosome 9, bFalRus1.pri, whole genome shotgun sequence:
- the ADAM8 gene encoding disintegrin and metalloproteinase domain-containing protein 8 translates to MPRKVTDPRGKRDLPVRPSIYPDHILYSVRAEGRDYLLRLEKNKELLGQHYTETHYLADGTEITEKPNIQDHCFYQGHVQGHANSAASISTCGGLSGFFRVNETTFLLEPLEEDAAGWHAVYRAAHLRGKRGTCQESGATLEYDHEPKIPAAMKLYRWKSAPLRKGPRYVELVLVVDNEEFRKHKDLRTVQNRMKEIVNHVDKLYQPLRLRVALIGLEVWSHKDKIMVSPNPEVTLDNFLHWREAELLRRKPHDNAQLITGIDFHGTTVGLAKKLVMCSRDSGGVNQDHSTNPIGAASTMAHEMGHNLGMSHDEDVAGCRCPVPKADGGCVMAASVGVVYPKLFSRCSEQDMWQFLGDPRTSCLLNVPRADELYGGPVCGNQFVERGEQCDCGTPEECSDRCCNATTCQLREGAECAQGDCCQDCKVKDAGVLCRASKNDCDLPEHCTGLSAECPEDVFQENGISCQNGNGYCYNGACPSHGEQCRTLWGTEAQVAPDVCFKHNSEQHLHLHCLTEYGKRPCSPKDVKCGTLLCLSDNTSPVLGGGSYSLFFGRFKCKAVIAGNDANEVVAKLRLVPTGAKCGEEMVCYAGRCQNLLVYGNKNCSAKCNNHGVCNHKRECHCEPGWAAPYCEQKISGVVAGSSSVALAAALAVLVLAGITLGSGVVLFRGRGTKLFQKGTPSGPAAGLANPLFHEGGRMRPPRRQLSHRDIGPPNLLSSTAAPQAARPLRPCRPAPQPPAPVPQMTSPATPVPQMTSPAPPGWPLQQVKPKPPSKPLPALKSKEPSRGEGPPGPSLPRSLLTPPSVFQQGVPLKVALKPSPARR, encoded by the exons ATGCCACGCAAGGTGACAGATCCTCGGGGGAAGAGGGACCTCCCTGTGCGACCG AGCATCTACCCGGACCACATCCTCTACAGTGTCCGTGCTGAAGGCAGGGACTACCTCCTGCGGCTGGAGAAGAACAA GGAGCTTCTGGGACAGCATTACACCGAGACGCACTACTTGGCTGATGGCACGGAGATCACAGAGAAGCCAAATATTCAG GATCATTGCTTTTATCAGGGCCACGTGCAAGGACATGCCAACTCAGCAGCGAGCATCAGCACCTGTGGTGGGCTCAG TGGGTTTTTCCGGGTGAATGAAACCACCTTCCTGCTGGAGCCCTTGGAGGAGGATGCGGCTGGCTGGCACGCAGTGTACAGAGCAGCTCACCTGCGGGGGAAGCGCGGCACGTGCCAGGAGTCCGGTGCCACCCTGGAATATGACCATGAACCAAAAATTCCCGCAGCCATGAAGCTCTACCGCTGG aaatCAGCTCCGTTACGGAAAGGTCCCCGATATGTGGAGCTGGTCCTGGTCGTGGACAACGAGGAG TTCCGAAAACACAAGGACTTGCGCACAGTACAGAACCGCATGAAGGAAATCGTGAACCACGTCGACAAG CTTTATCAGCCTCTTCGCCTGCGGGTGGCCTTGATTGGCTTGGAGGTGTGGAGCCACAAGGACAAAATCATGGTCAGTCCCAACCCAGAGGTGACACTGGACAACTTTCTCCACTGGcgggaggcagagctgctgcggAGGAAGCCACATGACAATGCCCAGCTGATCAC GGGCATAGACTTCCACGGCACAACCGTAGGGCTCGCCAAGAAGCTTGTGATGTGCAGCAGGGACTCAGGCGGTGTCAACCAG GACCACAGCACAAATCCTATCGGTGCTGCATCCACCATGGCTCATGAGATGGGACACAACCTGGGGATGTCTCATGACGAAGATGTTGCTGGCTGCCGCTGTCCAGTCCCCAAAGCAGATGGAGGTTGTGTCATGGCGGCAAGTGTTGG CGTGGTTTACCCCAAGCTCTTCAGCCGCTGCAGCGAGCAGGACATGTGGCAGTTCCTCGGGGACCCCAGGACCAGCTGCCTGCTGAATGTCCCCAGGGCGGATGAGCTGTATGGGGGGCCGGTGTGTGGGAACCAGTTTGTGGAGCGGGGAGAGCAGTGTGACTGCGGCACGCCAGAG GAGTGCTCCGACCGCTGCTGCAATGCCACCACTTGCCAGCTGAGAGAGGGAGCAGAGTGTGCCCAGGGGGACTGCTGCCAGGACTGCAAG GTGAAGGATGCCGGTGTGCTCTGCCGGGCCAGCAAGAATGACTGCGACCTGCCTGAGCACTGCACTGGCCTCAGCGCCGAGTGCCCAGAGGATGTCTTCCAGGAGAACGGCATCTCCTGCCAGAATGGCAACGGCTACTGCTACAACGGGGCCTGCCCCTCACATGGCGAGCAGTGCCGCACACTCTGGGGCACAG AGGCCCAGGTGGCTCCTGATGTCTGCTTTAAGCACAACAGCGAGCAGCACCTTCACCTCCACTGCCTCACCGAGTATGGGAAGCGACCCTGCAGCCCCAA ggATGTGAAGTGCGGCACACTGCTGTGCCTGAGTGACAACACCAGCCCCGTCCTCGGCGGTGGCTCCTACTCCCTCTTCTTTGGCCGCTTCAAGTGCAAGGCGGTCATTGCCGGCAACGACGCCAACGAGGTGGTGGCCAAGCTCAGGCTGGTGCCCACCGGCGCCAAGTGCGGAGAGGAGATG GTCTGCTACGCCGGACGCTGCCAGAATCTCCTGGTCTACGGCAACAAGAACTGCTCGGCCAAGTGCAACAACCATGGG GTGTGCAACCACAAGCGGGAGTGTCACTGCGAGCCGGGCTGGGCAGCGCCTTACTGTGAGCAGAAGATTTCAGGGGTGGTGGCAG GGAGCAGCAGCGTGGCCCTGGCAGCTgcgctggctgtgctggtgctcgCCGGCATCACGCTCGGCAGTGGCGTTGTGCTCTTCAGAGGCAGGGGGACGAAGCTCTTCCAGAAAGG GACCCCCAGCGGGCCTGCTGCAGGTCTTGCCAACCCACTCTTCCACGAGGGCGGCCGGAtgcgccccccccgccgccagctGTCCCACCGTGACATCGGGCCCCCCAACCTGCTTAGCAGTACGGCAGCCCCACAGGCCGCCCGCCCGCTCAGGCCGTGCCGCCCAGCCCCACAG CCACCGGCACCAGTGCCCCAGATGACATCTCCAGCGACACCAGTGCCCCAGATGACATCTCCAGCCCCTCCAGGATGGCCCCTGCAG CAGGTGAAGCCAAAGCCACCCAGCAAGCCTCTCCCGGCACTGAAGAGCAAGGAGCCGAGCCGTGGTGAAGGGCCCCCAGGACCATCACTCCCTCGCTCCCTGCTGACACCTCCCTCAGTCTTTCAGCAGGGTGTCCCCCTGAAGGTGGCCCTGAAGCCGTCCCCGGCCAGGAGGTGA